A single genomic interval of Pseudorasbora parva isolate DD20220531a chromosome 21, ASM2467924v1, whole genome shotgun sequence harbors:
- the LOC137055506 gene encoding ras-related protein Rab-37, producing the protein MDQISAARVAYNQDFTHKTILVGDSGVGKTSLLVQFDQGKFIPGSFSATVGIGFTNKVVTVDELKVKLQIWDTAGQERFRSVTHAYYRDAQALLLLYDITSKSSFDNTRAWLTEIHEYAQDDVVIMLLGNKSDMSSARVIRREDGEKLAREYGVIFLETSAKTGLNVDQAFLTVARALVSLSIQLPIQPTLQLHAEPQPNLDREKEWSCC; encoded by the exons ATGGATCAGATCAGCGCAGCGCGCGTCGCTTATAATCAGGATTTCACACACAAG ACCATCCTGGTGGGAGACAGCGGAGTGGGGAAGACTTCTCTACTGGTCCAGTTTGATCAGGGAAAATTCATCCCGGGATCTTTTTCTGCCACAGTGGGAATCGGATTCACG AATAAAGTCGTTACGGTGGACGAGCTGAAGGTGAAGCTACAG atttGGGACACGGCGGGACAGGAGAGATTTCGCAGCGTCACACACGCATATTACAGAGATGCTCAGG CTCTTCTCCTGCTCTATGACATCACCAGCAAATCCTCCTTTGATAACACGAGG GCGTGGCTTACTGAGATCCATGAATATGCTCAGGATGATGTGGTCATCATGTTGCTTGGAAACAAG tcggACATGTCCAGCGCCAGAGTTATCCGACGAGAGGACGGAGAGAAGCTGGCCAGA GAGTACGGCGTGATTTTCCTGGAGACCAGCGCCAAAACCGGCCTCAACGTGGACCAGGCCTTCCTGACTGTGGCCAG GGCGCTAGTGAGCCTCTCCATCCAGCTTCCCATCCAGCCCACATTACAGCTCCATGCCGAACCGCAGCCAAATCTGGACCGGGAGAAGGAGTGGTCATGCTGCTAG